Proteins encoded within one genomic window of Kibdelosporangium phytohabitans:
- the argF gene encoding ornithine carbamoyltransferase: MTVRHFLRDDDLSPSQQLAVLDLADELKKDPLGRKPLAGPKSVAVLFEKNSTRTRLSFEVGIAQLGGQPIIVDGRMMQLGREETIEDTSRVLSRYVHAVVWRTFAQKRIEAMASVSAVPVVNALTDEFHPCQVLADLQTVRERKGKLAGLTLTYLGDGANNMAHSLMLGGVTAGLHIRLVTPEGFSPNDSFVVDAKKRAAETEGSVTILTDPYEAVDGADVLATDTWTSMGQENDGRDRVTPFRRLQINSALLERAAPGAIVLHCLPAHRGWEVTDEVLDGPASAVWDEAENRLHAQKALLTWLLEQA, encoded by the coding sequence GTGACCGTCCGGCATTTCCTGCGCGACGACGACCTGTCGCCGTCGCAACAGCTCGCCGTGCTCGACCTCGCCGACGAGCTCAAGAAGGACCCGTTGGGGCGCAAGCCCTTGGCCGGGCCGAAGAGCGTCGCGGTGCTGTTCGAGAAGAACTCGACACGCACCCGCCTGTCGTTCGAGGTCGGCATCGCGCAGCTCGGCGGCCAGCCGATCATCGTGGACGGCCGGATGATGCAGCTCGGTCGCGAGGAGACCATCGAGGACACCTCACGCGTGCTGTCCCGTTACGTGCACGCCGTGGTGTGGCGGACGTTCGCGCAGAAGCGCATCGAGGCGATGGCGTCGGTGTCCGCGGTCCCAGTCGTGAACGCGCTGACCGACGAGTTCCACCCGTGCCAGGTGCTCGCGGATCTGCAGACCGTTCGCGAGCGCAAGGGGAAACTCGCCGGGCTGACCCTGACGTACCTCGGTGACGGCGCCAACAACATGGCCCACTCGCTGATGCTCGGCGGCGTCACGGCGGGCCTGCACATCCGGCTCGTCACGCCGGAAGGCTTCTCGCCCAACGACTCCTTCGTCGTCGACGCCAAGAAGCGCGCGGCGGAGACCGAGGGCAGCGTCACGATCCTCACCGACCCGTACGAAGCGGTCGATGGCGCGGACGTGCTCGCGACCGACACGTGGACCTCGATGGGCCAGGAGAACGACGGCCGCGACCGCGTGACCCCGTTCCGCCGCCTGCAGATCAACTCCGCGCTGCTGGAACGGGCCGCGCCGGGCGCGATCGTGCTGCACTGCCTGCCCGCGCACCGCGGCTGGGAGGTCACCGACGAGGTGCTCGACGGCCCGGCCAGCGCGGTGTGGGACGAGGCGGAGAACCGGCTGCACGCCCAGAAAGCCCTGCTGACCTGGCTGCTGGAGCAGGCGTGA
- a CDS encoding arginine repressor, protein MTSAGTRVARQARIVELVSTMAIRSQTELAKILAAEGVDVTQATLSRDLDELGAVKLRGPDAGAPVYVIPEDGSPVRGVQGGTTRLTRLLGEVLVSADHSHNLTVLRTPPGAAQFLASAIDRAALHEVVGTIAGDDTVMVIAREPITGAELADRFRTMAGLKESS, encoded by the coding sequence GTGACGTCGGCGGGCACCCGTGTCGCCAGGCAGGCGCGGATCGTCGAGCTCGTGTCCACGATGGCCATCCGCAGCCAGACCGAGCTCGCCAAGATCCTCGCCGCGGAAGGCGTGGACGTCACCCAGGCGACGCTGTCCCGCGACCTGGACGAGCTCGGCGCGGTGAAACTCCGCGGCCCGGACGCGGGCGCCCCCGTGTACGTCATCCCCGAGGACGGCTCGCCCGTGCGCGGTGTGCAGGGCGGGACGACCCGGCTGACCAGGCTGCTCGGCGAGGTGCTCGTCTCGGCGGACCACTCGCACAACCTGACTGTGCTGCGCACCCCGCCCGGGGCCGCGCAGTTCCTGGCCAGCGCGATCGACCGGGCGGCGCTGCACGAAGTGGTGGGCACGATCGCGGGCGACGACACTGTCATGGTGATCGCCCGTGAACCGATCACCGGCGCGGAACTGGCCGACCGCTTCCGGACAATGGCAGGACTGAAGGAATCCTCGTGA
- the argH gene encoding argininosuccinate lyase → MSSLWGGRFAAGPADAMAALSASTHFDWRLARHDIAGSRAHARVLHRAGLLTEHELDGMLKALDTLEADVVSGAFTPTVADEDVHTALERGLIERAGTELGGKLRAGRSRNDQVATLFRMWLRDAARRVTAGTLDVIDALVAQATQHDTAVMPGRTHLQHAQPVLLAHHLLAHAQSLTRDIERLRDWDARAALSPYGSGALAGSSLGLDPAAVAADLGFDGPVENSIDGTASRDFAAEIAFALAMLGVNLSRVAEEVIIWTTAEFRYAVLDDAWATGSSIMPQKKNPDVAELTRGKSGRLIGNLTGLLATLKAQPLAYNRDLQEDKEPLFDSVEQLELLLPAIAGMIGTLTFDTGRMAELAPQGFTLATDIAEWLVREGVPFRVAHEAAGACVRVAEARGVGLDELTDAEFAEIDPNLTPKVRDVLTVAGSIGSRDAYGGTAPARVTEQRERLVARLQGHREWLAP, encoded by the coding sequence GTGAGTTCGTTGTGGGGCGGCAGGTTCGCCGCTGGCCCGGCCGACGCGATGGCGGCGCTGTCCGCCTCGACGCACTTCGACTGGCGGCTGGCCAGGCACGACATCGCCGGATCACGGGCACACGCCCGTGTCCTGCACCGCGCGGGCCTGCTGACCGAGCACGAGCTGGACGGCATGCTCAAGGCGCTGGACACCCTGGAGGCGGACGTCGTCTCCGGCGCGTTCACCCCGACCGTCGCCGACGAGGACGTGCACACGGCGTTGGAGCGCGGCCTGATCGAGCGCGCGGGGACCGAGCTCGGCGGCAAGCTGCGCGCGGGCCGCTCGCGCAACGACCAGGTCGCGACCCTGTTCCGGATGTGGCTGCGCGACGCCGCGCGCCGGGTCACCGCGGGAACCCTGGACGTCATCGACGCCCTGGTCGCGCAGGCGACCCAGCACGACACGGCTGTCATGCCAGGCCGAACGCACCTGCAGCACGCGCAGCCGGTCCTGCTCGCGCACCACCTGCTCGCCCACGCCCAGTCCCTGACCAGGGACATCGAACGCCTGCGGGACTGGGACGCCCGCGCCGCGCTGTCGCCGTACGGCTCGGGCGCGCTGGCCGGCTCGTCGCTCGGCCTGGACCCGGCCGCGGTCGCGGCGGACCTCGGCTTCGACGGCCCGGTGGAGAACTCCATCGACGGCACGGCCTCGCGTGACTTCGCCGCCGAGATCGCGTTCGCCCTGGCCATGCTGGGCGTGAACCTGTCACGCGTGGCCGAGGAAGTGATCATCTGGACCACCGCGGAGTTCCGCTACGCGGTGCTCGACGACGCGTGGGCCACCGGCAGTTCGATCATGCCGCAGAAGAAGAACCCGGACGTGGCCGAGCTGACCAGGGGCAAGTCCGGCAGGCTGATCGGCAACCTGACCGGCCTGCTGGCCACGCTGAAGGCCCAGCCGCTGGCGTACAACCGTGACCTGCAGGAAGACAAGGAGCCGCTGTTCGACTCGGTCGAGCAGCTCGAGCTCCTGCTGCCCGCGATCGCCGGGATGATCGGCACGCTCACGTTCGACACCGGCCGGATGGCCGAACTCGCGCCGCAGGGCTTCACACTCGCGACCGACATCGCGGAATGGCTGGTCCGCGAAGGCGTTCCGTTCCGCGTCGCGCACGAGGCCGCGGGCGCGTGCGTCCGCGTGGCCGAGGCCCGTGGTGTCGGGCTCGACGAGCTGACCGACGCCGAGTTCGCCGAGATCGACCCGAACCTGACACCGAAGGTCCGTGACGTGCTGACTGTCGCCGGATCGATCGGTTCCCGCGACGCGTACGGCGGCACAGCGCCGGCGCGCGTCACCGAGCAGCGCGAACGTCTGGTCGCCCGCCTCCAGGGGCACCGGGAGTGGCTCGCCCCCTGA
- a CDS encoding VOC family protein, protein MVPGERGAVLIDHLVYAVPDLSEVGDLGIELTEGGRHVGRGTRNLLANLGGGAYFEVIGPDRDQPEPGAPRPFGIDELTAPKLVAWAARVEDIDDVVERAKAQGYDPGPVAVTSRRRADGVLLEWRHTPMLAGPLPFLIDWGTTPHPADSLPTGAELVSFRIQGDELGTGLQALGIDVAVESGPPGLTATIRTPKGEVVIR, encoded by the coding sequence GTGGTGCCAGGCGAAAGGGGAGCGGTGTTGATCGACCACCTGGTGTACGCGGTGCCCGACTTGTCGGAGGTCGGGGACTTGGGGATCGAGCTGACCGAAGGCGGCAGGCACGTCGGCCGCGGCACGCGCAACCTGCTGGCGAACCTCGGCGGCGGCGCGTACTTCGAGGTGATCGGCCCGGACCGGGACCAGCCGGAGCCCGGTGCTCCCCGGCCGTTCGGCATCGACGAGCTGACCGCGCCGAAGCTGGTGGCGTGGGCGGCCAGGGTCGAGGACATCGACGACGTGGTGGAACGGGCGAAGGCCCAGGGCTACGACCCTGGGCCGGTCGCGGTGACGTCCCGCAGGCGCGCGGACGGCGTGCTGCTGGAGTGGCGCCACACACCGATGCTCGCCGGGCCCCTGCCGTTCCTGATCGACTGGGGAACCACGCCCCACCCGGCGGACTCGCTGCCGACCGGTGCGGAGCTGGTGTCGTTCCGGATCCAGGGCGACGAGCTGGGCACGGGACTGCAAGCCCTCGGCATCGACGTGGCGGTCGAATCCGGGCCACCGGGGCTGACGGCCACGATCCGCACACCGAAGGGTGAAGTGGTCATCAGGTGA
- a CDS encoding DNA-3-methyladenine glycosylase, which produces MRQLTRDELAVDPVDASKILLGGILESHSPQGVVRVRLVEVEAYRGGDDPASHCYRGRTARNDVMFGPAGHLYVYFVYGMHFCANIVSLTDGVPGAVLLRAGEVVDGIELARTRRPSARKDAELAKGPARLTGVLGIDRVQNGVDLTDPDSPIRIYEGEPAGDIHSGPRVGVAVAMDVPWRFWVDSTAVSAYRRGGKRTRQLR; this is translated from the coding sequence GTGAGGCAACTGACCCGCGACGAGCTCGCCGTCGATCCCGTTGACGCGTCGAAGATCCTGCTCGGCGGCATCCTGGAATCCCACAGCCCGCAAGGGGTTGTGCGGGTCCGGCTGGTCGAGGTGGAGGCGTACCGAGGCGGCGACGACCCCGCGTCGCACTGCTACCGGGGCCGGACGGCACGCAACGACGTGATGTTCGGCCCGGCCGGGCACCTCTACGTGTACTTCGTCTACGGCATGCACTTCTGCGCCAACATCGTCTCGCTGACCGACGGCGTTCCCGGCGCCGTGCTGCTGCGAGCCGGTGAGGTCGTCGACGGGATCGAGCTGGCCCGCACCCGCAGGCCGAGCGCGCGCAAGGACGCCGAACTGGCCAAAGGCCCGGCGAGACTGACCGGTGTGCTGGGCATCGACCGCGTGCAGAACGGCGTGGACCTGACCGATCCCGACTCGCCGATCCGGATCTACGAAGGCGAACCAGCCGGTGACATCCACAGCGGGCCACGGGTGGGAGTGGCCGTCGCCATGGACGTGCCGTGGCGGTTCTGGGTGGATTCCACCGCAGTGAGCGCGTACCGCCGCGGCGGGAAACGAACGAGGCAACTCCGGTGA
- a CDS encoding cytochrome P450 family protein, giving the protein MKITLPDGTTAWRITGHDDVRQGLADPRLSLNRANSTGGYSGFALPPALDRNLLNLDPPDHTRLRKLVAGAFTARRVARMRDSIQATADRLLDGLSGTVDLMAAYATPLPIITIGDLLGVPAERIDDFRGWTDALMTGGSRDAVVSMYAFMADLIATKRADPADDLISAMIEARDGEDELTEDELLSLAFLILWAGYENTVHLIGNSVLRLFDGPADTEELLRVANPVPFAIRRFPLEDVEIAGEAIPKGQTVLLDIQSANDASTRHLSFGAGVHYCLGAPLAKLELEIALATLSGRYPDAALAVPAGELKWRDSFRSRGLLELPVALTR; this is encoded by the coding sequence GTGAAGATCACGCTCCCGGACGGCACGACCGCGTGGCGGATCACCGGCCACGACGACGTGCGCCAAGGCCTCGCCGACCCGCGCCTGTCGCTGAACAGGGCGAACTCGACCGGCGGGTACTCGGGCTTCGCGCTGCCGCCCGCGCTGGACCGCAACCTGCTGAACCTGGACCCACCGGACCACACGCGCCTGCGGAAGCTGGTCGCAGGCGCGTTCACCGCACGCCGGGTGGCGCGAATGCGCGACAGCATCCAGGCCACAGCCGACCGGCTGCTGGACGGACTGAGCGGCACGGTCGACCTGATGGCCGCGTACGCGACGCCGCTGCCGATCATCACCATCGGTGACCTGCTCGGCGTCCCGGCCGAACGGATCGACGACTTCCGCGGCTGGACCGACGCCCTGATGACCGGCGGCTCGCGTGACGCGGTGGTCAGCATGTACGCGTTCATGGCCGACCTGATCGCCACGAAGCGAGCGGACCCGGCGGACGACCTGATCTCGGCGATGATCGAAGCCCGCGACGGCGAGGACGAGCTGACCGAGGACGAACTGCTGTCGCTGGCGTTCCTGATCCTGTGGGCGGGTTACGAGAACACCGTCCACCTGATCGGCAACAGCGTCCTCCGCCTGTTCGACGGCCCGGCGGACACCGAGGAACTGCTGCGGGTGGCCAACCCGGTCCCGTTCGCGATCCGCCGTTTCCCGCTCGAGGACGTCGAGATCGCGGGGGAGGCGATCCCCAAGGGCCAGACAGTCCTGCTGGACATCCAGTCCGCCAACGACGCGTCGACCCGGCACCTGAGTTTCGGCGCGGGCGTCCACTACTGCCTCGGTGCGCCGCTGGCCAAGCTGGAGCTGGAGATCGCGCTGGCCACGTTGTCCGGCAGGTACCCGGACGCGGCGCTCGCGGTCCCCGCCGGCGAGCTGAAGTGGCGCGACTCGTTCAGAAGTCGTGGGCTGCTGGAGTTGCCGGTTGCGCTCACCCGGTGA
- the tyrS gene encoding tyrosine--tRNA ligase, translating to MSEHILDELSWRGLIAQSTDLEALRRDLGSGPLTLYCGFDPTAPSLHAGNLVPLLGLSRFQRAGHRPIVLAGGATGMIGDPRDTGERTMNSLDTVAEWTERIRGQLERFVDFDSSPTGALVENNLTWTGNVPVTEFLRDIGKHFSVNVMLARETVKRRLEGDGMSYTEFSYLLLQSNDYLELYRKHGCTLQIGGQDQWGNIVGGVDLVRKVEQKSVHALTAPLVTDSQGRKFGKSTGGGNVWLDPAMTSPYAWYQFFVNVDDAEALTYLRMLTFVSREEIEELTRQTEEKPQLRAAQKRLAEEFTNLVHSEKDTQQVIAASQALFGRGELRELDASTLEAAMAEVPTGDLRLADQPTIIDILVASGLAAGNGAARRTVSEGGAYVNNTRIPADDWRPTADDLLHGKWLVVRKGKRNTAGVRVTP from the coding sequence GTGAGTGAGCACATCCTTGACGAGCTGTCCTGGCGCGGCCTGATCGCGCAGTCCACCGACCTCGAAGCCCTGCGCCGCGACCTCGGCTCGGGCCCACTCACCCTCTATTGCGGCTTCGACCCGACAGCGCCCAGCCTGCACGCGGGCAACCTGGTCCCGCTGCTGGGCCTGAGCCGATTCCAGAGAGCAGGCCATCGGCCGATCGTGCTGGCAGGCGGGGCCACGGGCATGATCGGCGACCCGCGCGACACCGGCGAGCGCACGATGAACTCGCTGGACACCGTGGCCGAGTGGACCGAGCGCATCCGCGGCCAGCTGGAACGCTTCGTCGACTTCGACTCGTCACCGACGGGCGCGCTGGTCGAGAACAACCTGACCTGGACCGGCAACGTCCCGGTCACCGAGTTCCTGCGGGACATCGGCAAGCACTTCTCGGTCAACGTCATGCTCGCCCGTGAGACGGTCAAACGCAGGCTCGAGGGCGACGGCATGTCGTACACCGAGTTCAGCTACCTGCTCCTGCAGTCCAACGACTACCTGGAGCTCTACCGCAAGCACGGCTGCACGCTGCAGATCGGCGGGCAGGACCAGTGGGGCAACATCGTCGGCGGTGTCGACCTGGTCAGGAAGGTCGAGCAGAAGAGCGTGCACGCGCTGACCGCGCCGCTGGTGACGGACTCGCAGGGCCGCAAGTTCGGCAAGTCGACCGGCGGCGGGAACGTGTGGCTCGACCCGGCCATGACCTCGCCGTACGCCTGGTACCAGTTCTTCGTCAACGTCGACGACGCGGAAGCGCTCACCTACCTGCGGATGCTCACGTTCGTCTCCCGCGAGGAGATCGAGGAGCTGACCAGGCAGACCGAGGAGAAACCGCAGCTGCGTGCCGCGCAGAAACGGCTGGCCGAGGAGTTCACCAACCTCGTGCACAGCGAGAAGGACACCCAGCAGGTGATCGCCGCGTCGCAGGCCCTGTTCGGCCGTGGTGAGCTGCGTGAGCTGGACGCGAGCACGCTGGAAGCCGCGATGGCCGAGGTCCCGACGGGTGACCTGCGGCTGGCCGACCAGCCGACGATCATCGACATCCTGGTGGCGAGCGGTCTTGCCGCAGGTAACGGCGCTGCGCGGCGGACCGTCAGTGAGGGAGGCGCGTACGTGAACAACACGCGTATCCCCGCTGACGACTGGCGTCCGACGGCTGATGACCTGCTGCACGGCAAGTGGCTTGTGGTGCGTAAGGGCAAGCGGAATACCGCCGGAGTACGCGTCACGCCCTGA
- a CDS encoding HAD-IIA family hydrolase, whose protein sequence is MKRRLLDIYDALLLDLDGTVYRGGQAVPGAAETVQAARENGTAVRFVTNNASRSPEDVAEHLTSLGVAAEPSEVSTSAQAAGTVLAERLQPGDEVLVVGTDALADIVSAAGLRPVRSFTDTVKAVVQGLSRELAYRDLAEATLAIRAGALWVACNMDATLPTERGELPGNGSLVAAVRAATGQEPVVAGKPARPLMDEAITSANAGSPLVVGDRLDTDIAGAVTAEVDALLVLSGVTTPADLLAAPAWLRPRYVATSIGDVCGPAAGLEIAAQRTWEVDRTDHQLTARWTGNGPPVDELALLRALCAAHRPIDGGEIKVRAEDDTTRAALVALGIARTAVP, encoded by the coding sequence GTGAAACGCCGTCTGCTCGACATCTACGACGCACTGCTGCTCGACCTGGACGGAACCGTCTACCGCGGTGGTCAGGCGGTTCCGGGAGCAGCGGAAACCGTCCAGGCGGCCAGGGAGAACGGCACAGCTGTCCGGTTCGTCACCAACAACGCCTCGCGCAGCCCCGAGGATGTCGCGGAGCACCTGACGAGTCTCGGCGTCGCCGCCGAGCCGTCCGAAGTCAGCACCAGCGCACAGGCAGCGGGCACTGTCCTCGCCGAGCGGCTCCAACCCGGCGACGAGGTTCTCGTCGTCGGCACGGACGCGCTCGCCGACATCGTCAGTGCCGCCGGCCTGCGGCCCGTCCGGTCGTTCACCGACACCGTCAAAGCCGTTGTCCAGGGCCTGTCACGGGAGCTCGCGTACCGCGACCTCGCCGAGGCGACCCTGGCGATCAGGGCGGGCGCGTTGTGGGTCGCGTGCAACATGGACGCCACTCTGCCGACCGAGCGCGGTGAACTGCCCGGCAACGGATCCCTGGTCGCCGCGGTACGCGCCGCGACCGGCCAGGAACCCGTCGTCGCGGGCAAACCCGCACGGCCGTTGATGGACGAGGCGATCACGTCGGCCAACGCGGGCAGCCCGCTGGTCGTCGGGGACCGGCTCGACACGGACATCGCCGGAGCCGTCACCGCCGAGGTGGACGCTCTGCTCGTGCTGTCCGGGGTCACGACGCCCGCCGATCTGCTGGCGGCGCCCGCGTGGCTCAGGCCCCGGTACGTCGCGACGTCGATCGGGGACGTGTGCGGTCCCGCCGCCGGGCTGGAGATTGCGGCACAACGTACATGGGAAGTCGACCGGACCGACCACCAGTTGACCGCCCGGTGGACCGGAAACGGCCCACCCGTGGACGAACTGGCCTTATTGCGGGCGCTGTGCGCCGCGCACCGGCCGATCGACGGCGGCGAGATCAAGGTCCGCGCCGAAGACGACACGACACGAGCCGCACTTGTGGCACTGGGAATTGCCAGAACGGCGGTACCGTGA
- a CDS encoding TlyA family RNA methyltransferase: protein MARRSRLDAELVRRGLARSREHASQLIADGQVTVKGVVAKKAATAVETDAPVLVREDADENWASRGAHKLLGALEAFGPDGLTVKGKRCLDAGASTGGFTDVLLRNEATQVVAADVGRGLLVWRLMTDSRVMVLDKTNVRSLTPELTEGPVDLVVADLSFISLKLVLPALLACTTDDADLVPMVKPQFEVGKQRLGSGGVVRDPGLRADAVIEVLTAAAELGLRPHGVVASPLPGPSGNVEYFVWLRRGDRLDPGQVADMVHAAVRKGPQ from the coding sequence ATGGCCCGCAGGTCGCGGCTGGATGCTGAGCTCGTGCGTCGTGGCCTGGCCAGGTCACGCGAGCACGCGTCCCAGCTGATCGCGGACGGCCAGGTCACCGTCAAGGGAGTGGTGGCCAAGAAGGCCGCCACCGCCGTGGAAACCGACGCGCCAGTCCTCGTCCGTGAGGACGCCGACGAGAACTGGGCGTCGCGCGGCGCGCACAAGCTACTCGGCGCGCTCGAGGCGTTCGGTCCGGACGGGTTGACCGTCAAGGGAAAGCGGTGCCTCGACGCGGGCGCGTCCACTGGCGGGTTCACAGATGTGTTGTTGCGCAACGAGGCCACTCAGGTCGTCGCCGCGGATGTCGGCCGTGGACTGCTGGTCTGGCGGCTGATGACCGATTCGCGTGTCATGGTGCTCGACAAGACCAACGTCCGCAGCCTGACACCGGAGCTGACCGAAGGGCCGGTCGACCTCGTGGTCGCCGACCTGTCGTTCATCTCGCTGAAGCTCGTCCTGCCCGCGTTGCTCGCGTGCACGACCGACGACGCCGACCTGGTGCCGATGGTCAAACCCCAGTTCGAAGTCGGCAAACAACGATTGGGATCCGGCGGTGTCGTACGGGATCCCGGACTGCGTGCCGACGCGGTCATCGAGGTGCTCACCGCGGCGGCGGAGCTCGGCCTGCGCCCGCACGGCGTCGTGGCCAGCCCCTTGCCGGGGCCGTCGGGCAACGTGGAGTACTTCGTGTGGCTGCGACGTGGTGACCGGCTCGACCCCGGGCAGGTCGCCGACATGGTTCACGCTGCTGTGCGGAAAGGACCACAATGA
- a CDS encoding NAD kinase, which produces MTDERPSIYEILMVVHTGRHANRRTAELVAEQFAKAGVSVRALDVESGDFSPSLATVAVDENAAKGVDLVFVLGGDGTLLRAAELARPAGVPVLGVNLGRVGFLAEADSDDLDVAVRRVLDGKFHVDERMTLEVVATHEGDEIARTWALNEASVEKSSRDKILDVLIEVDGRPVSAFGSDGVLCATPTGSTAYAFSAGGPVIWPDVQAMLVVPSNAHAMFARPLVVSPTSTVAMEVDPNGHPAVLFCDGQRTFDLPPGARVEVSAGSEPVRLVRLWDGPFTDRLVKKFGLPVQGWRKR; this is translated from the coding sequence ATGACCGACGAAAGACCGTCGATCTACGAGATCCTGATGGTCGTGCACACCGGCCGCCACGCGAATCGGCGGACCGCCGAACTGGTGGCCGAGCAGTTCGCGAAAGCGGGGGTGTCCGTCCGGGCGCTCGACGTCGAATCCGGTGACTTCAGCCCCAGCCTGGCCACGGTTGCCGTGGACGAGAACGCCGCGAAAGGCGTCGACCTGGTGTTCGTCCTCGGCGGCGACGGGACCTTGCTGCGTGCCGCGGAACTCGCCCGCCCGGCAGGTGTGCCGGTGCTCGGCGTGAACCTCGGCCGGGTCGGGTTCCTCGCCGAGGCCGACTCCGACGACCTCGACGTGGCCGTGCGGCGCGTGCTGGACGGCAAGTTCCACGTCGACGAGCGGATGACGCTGGAGGTCGTGGCCACCCACGAAGGCGACGAGATCGCGCGGACGTGGGCGCTCAACGAGGCCAGTGTGGAGAAAAGCAGCCGGGACAAGATCCTGGACGTGCTGATCGAGGTCGACGGCCGCCCGGTGTCGGCGTTCGGTTCGGACGGCGTGCTGTGCGCGACCCCGACCGGTTCGACGGCGTACGCGTTCTCCGCGGGCGGACCCGTGATCTGGCCGGATGTGCAGGCCATGCTCGTGGTGCCCAGCAACGCGCACGCCATGTTCGCGCGGCCGTTGGTCGTGTCGCCCACGTCGACCGTGGCGATGGAGGTCGACCCGAACGGGCACCCTGCGGTGCTGTTCTGTGACGGGCAACGCACCTTCGACCTGCCGCCGGGCGCGCGGGTGGAGGTTTCGGCCGGATCGGAGCCGGTCAGGCTCGTGCGGCTGTGGGACGGGCCGTTCACCGACCGGCTCGTGAAGAAGTTCGGTTTGCCGGTACAGGGGTGGCGGAAGCGGTGA